A stretch of Azospirillum brasilense DNA encodes these proteins:
- a CDS encoding GreA/GreB family elongation factor: MTEGTDRPLIWIGRMDYGRLLRAMDRLAVQAPEVSAFLSRELERAIVRPEGDLPRTIVRMGSRVLFRRDNGMPPEWGELVYPDQSPKDDQITVASPLGVALLGLREGAHMPYSDADGVTRRLMIERILPA, from the coding sequence ATGACCGAGGGAACCGACCGGCCGCTGATCTGGATCGGACGCATGGATTACGGCCGCCTGCTGCGGGCCATGGACCGGCTGGCCGTGCAGGCCCCGGAGGTCTCGGCGTTCCTGTCGCGGGAGTTGGAGCGGGCGATCGTACGCCCGGAAGGCGACCTCCCCCGGACGATCGTGCGCATGGGCAGCCGGGTGCTGTTCCGCCGCGACAACGGCATGCCGCCCGAATGGGGTGAGTTGGTCTACCCGGACCAATCGCCCAAGGACGACCAGATCACCGTCGCCTCGCCGCTGGGGGTGGCCCTGCTCGGTCTCAGGGAGGGAGCTCACATGCCGTACAGTGACGCGGACGGCGTCACGCGCCGGCTGATGATCGAGCGTATTCTCCCTGCCTGA
- a CDS encoding Glu/Leu/Phe/Val family dehydrogenase, translating into MDDLLSGALSRLDEAAKHVEVDSEVLEKLKYAKETLSVRLSVRMDDGSRRSFPAWRCRYDDTRGPTKGGIRFHPSSNVEEVTTLAFWMTFKCAVMNLPYGGGKGAVKVDPHSLSKSELERLSRAYVQAFAGMIGPDRDIPAPDVYTNSMIMGWMADEYSSIVRQPSPAVITGKPLPLGGSLGRDDATARGGYYLIKHLEEDLRLSGSARRVVIQGYGNAGFHIARLLHADGYRIVGLSDSRGAIVCEEGLDPQAVQTAKERGGSVTAYTENGARAVTGDELLGTACEILVPAALEDQIHRGNAGLIKARVVLELANGPVTPDADRILNESGVIVLPDILANAGGVTVSYFEWVQNRQGYYWGLDEIHERLRVIMETEGRRVWNMGTTKDIPMRTAAYAHALERLSKAIAAHGTQPFFVG; encoded by the coding sequence ATGGACGATCTGCTTTCGGGGGCGCTGAGCCGCCTGGATGAAGCCGCCAAGCACGTCGAGGTGGATTCCGAGGTTCTCGAGAAACTGAAATACGCCAAGGAGACGTTGAGCGTCCGCCTGTCCGTGCGCATGGACGACGGTTCGCGGCGCTCCTTCCCGGCGTGGCGGTGCCGCTACGACGACACGCGCGGCCCGACCAAGGGCGGCATCCGCTTCCACCCGAGTTCCAACGTGGAGGAAGTGACCACGCTGGCCTTCTGGATGACCTTCAAGTGCGCGGTGATGAACCTGCCCTACGGCGGGGGCAAGGGCGCGGTGAAGGTCGATCCGCACAGCCTGTCCAAGTCGGAGCTGGAGCGCCTGTCGCGGGCCTATGTCCAGGCCTTCGCCGGCATGATCGGACCCGACCGCGACATCCCGGCGCCGGACGTCTACACCAACTCCATGATCATGGGGTGGATGGCCGACGAGTACAGCTCCATCGTCCGCCAGCCGAGCCCGGCGGTCATCACCGGCAAGCCGCTGCCGCTCGGCGGTTCGCTCGGGCGCGACGACGCGACCGCGCGCGGCGGCTATTACCTGATCAAGCATCTGGAAGAGGATCTGCGCCTGTCCGGATCGGCCCGCCGGGTGGTGATCCAGGGCTACGGCAACGCCGGCTTCCACATCGCCCGTCTGCTGCACGCGGACGGCTACCGCATCGTCGGCCTGTCCGACTCCCGTGGCGCCATCGTCTGCGAGGAGGGGCTGGACCCGCAGGCCGTGCAGACGGCCAAGGAGCGCGGCGGTTCGGTGACCGCCTATACCGAGAACGGCGCCCGCGCGGTGACCGGCGACGAACTGCTGGGCACCGCGTGCGAGATCCTGGTCCCCGCGGCGCTGGAGGATCAGATCCACAGGGGCAACGCCGGGCTCATCAAGGCGCGGGTCGTCCTGGAACTCGCCAACGGCCCGGTCACGCCGGACGCCGACCGCATCCTGAACGAGTCCGGTGTCATCGTCCTCCCCGACATTCTGGCGAACGCCGGCGGCGTGACGGTGTCCTACTTCGAGTGGGTGCAGAACCGCCAGGGCTACTATTGGGGCCTCGACGAGATTCACGAGCGCCTTCGCGTGATCATGGAGACCGAGGGTCGCCGGGTTTGGAACATGGGCACGACCAAGGACATTCCGATGCGCACGGCGGCCTACGCCCACGCGCTGGAACGGCTGTCGAAGGCCATCGCCGCGCATGGAACGCAGCCGTTCTTCGTCGGCTGA
- a CDS encoding DUF2325 domain-containing protein, translating into MEYHCSIVGTCLSSEDVAWLCRRLKLVPTADARPYDIHRYFVEKAAEDGPEARLMHKRLDETFAVAVKRFARETTEEGWMALWTAAVASGDVAAAYWGVLSHGAMPDAVRVRAFADVHMLSHIMGGENRRQLRENRDLARRCEELTARLAKQERAAAERVAEKDARIRELEAQLATQRAAPAVPETPNVPKAPSVRAPGQARLLRTMDALHRRVASERMRARHAEAELERLRRLLDPPAAQLRRTAAAETNAPTDLGGRAILYVGGRTKSLPHLRAAVETRNGCLLHHDGGFEQTTRCLEGLVERADVVVCPVDCVSHDACLRVKGLCRRMGKPFVPMRSAGATSFARILHSFGQDGSGEDAAHH; encoded by the coding sequence ATGGAGTATCATTGCTCGATCGTGGGCACCTGCCTGTCGTCGGAAGACGTGGCGTGGCTGTGCCGGCGGCTGAAGCTGGTCCCCACGGCGGACGCCCGCCCCTACGACATCCACCGCTATTTCGTGGAGAAGGCCGCGGAGGACGGGCCGGAAGCCCGGCTGATGCACAAGCGGCTGGACGAGACCTTCGCCGTCGCGGTGAAGCGCTTCGCCCGCGAGACGACCGAAGAGGGCTGGATGGCGCTGTGGACCGCCGCGGTGGCCTCGGGCGACGTCGCCGCCGCCTACTGGGGCGTGCTGAGCCACGGCGCCATGCCCGACGCGGTGCGGGTGCGCGCCTTCGCCGACGTGCACATGCTCTCCCACATCATGGGTGGCGAGAACCGACGCCAATTGCGGGAGAACCGAGACTTGGCCCGGCGCTGCGAGGAGCTGACCGCCCGGCTGGCGAAGCAGGAACGCGCCGCCGCCGAACGCGTCGCCGAGAAGGACGCCCGCATCCGGGAGCTGGAGGCGCAGCTCGCCACCCAGCGGGCCGCGCCCGCGGTTCCGGAAACGCCCAACGTCCCGAAAGCCCCATCGGTCCGGGCGCCGGGCCAGGCGCGTCTGCTGCGCACCATGGACGCCCTGCACCGCCGCGTCGCCAGCGAGCGCATGCGCGCCCGCCACGCCGAGGCGGAATTGGAACGGCTGCGCCGCCTGCTCGACCCGCCGGCCGCGCAGCTCCGCCGCACCGCCGCCGCCGAGACGAACGCCCCGACCGACCTCGGCGGGCGGGCCATCCTCTATGTGGGCGGGCGGACCAAGAGCCTGCCCCATCTGCGGGCGGCGGTGGAGACGCGCAACGGCTGCCTGCTGCACCATGACGGCGGGTTCGAGCAGACGACCCGCTGCCTGGAAGGGCTGGTGGAGCGTGCCGACGTGGTGGTCTGTCCGGTCGATTGCGTCAGCCACGACGCCTGCCTGCGGGTGAAGGGCCTGTGCCGCCGCATGGGCAAGCCCTTCGTTCCCATGCGCAGTGCAGGCGCGACCAGCTTCGCCCGCATCCTGCACAGCTTCGGCCAGGACGGCTCCGGGGAGGACGCAGCCCATCATTGA
- a CDS encoding methyl-accepting chemotaxis protein, whose amino-acid sequence MAGDAAFVALRGVETASDYRKVNQVAGGLVAAAGEFALERGATNGALNGADPLSGERLVRLQKRRGAADAALRAALVDLRAMPAMVPHAPRLGEVAASSTAFQDVRRGVDEALARSAGERSPDVVSGFAGTITVHIERIGSLRRLLEAVAPPPSTATFQLVQLRGYAADMAEHAGRERALFSALVAGRRPLAPGQADALAKSRGRLEQAWEGIGALRNRPDITPDLARAIDGVEAAYFQGFAETRQAVLKGGADGRYPLTSDEWMSRATAGIDSILTLAGTTGTAIDAAVAEAAEEARFDLLVGLAVFSLSLILGVGGSLLVMRRIVRPLTAMTGAMRQLADGDLAVAIPGTGRRDEIGAMAQAVEVFQEHAVARERLEAERAREQDLRERRAAALDRLTRGFEAKVSGLVGTLSSAATEMEATAGSMSTAAQQTNQQSFAVAAASEQASTNVQTVAAATEQLTASIREIGNRAAQSQAITTRAVADARRTDETVRLMAGCAQRIGEVVGLIQAISSQTNLLALNATIEAARAGDAGKGFAVVAHEVKMLASQTAQATDDIAVQIARVQTVTSDAVSAIEAIGAVIGEVNEIATAIAAAVEEQGAATQEITRNVQQAAIGTQEVASNIAGVRQAANDTGAAATHVLSAAQELSQQAERLTGEVDDFLDGIRST is encoded by the coding sequence ATGGCGGGTGACGCCGCGTTCGTGGCGCTTCGCGGCGTCGAAACGGCTTCGGACTATCGGAAAGTCAATCAGGTGGCTGGCGGTCTGGTCGCCGCCGCCGGCGAGTTCGCCCTTGAGCGAGGTGCCACCAACGGTGCTCTAAACGGCGCGGACCCGCTTTCCGGCGAAAGGCTCGTCCGGTTGCAGAAGCGCCGCGGTGCCGCCGACGCTGCGCTGCGCGCTGCGCTGGTGGATTTGCGCGCCATGCCCGCAATGGTTCCGCACGCTCCACGGCTCGGTGAGGTCGCGGCATCGTCGACCGCCTTCCAGGACGTCCGGCGCGGGGTGGACGAGGCTCTGGCCCGCAGCGCCGGCGAAAGGTCGCCAGACGTGGTGTCGGGCTTCGCCGGCACGATCACGGTGCACATCGAGCGAATCGGTTCTCTGCGCCGGCTGTTGGAAGCGGTGGCTCCACCGCCGAGCACGGCGACGTTCCAGCTCGTCCAGTTGCGCGGCTACGCGGCGGATATGGCCGAACACGCTGGCCGCGAGCGCGCGCTGTTCAGCGCTCTCGTCGCCGGCCGCCGGCCGCTCGCTCCCGGACAGGCCGACGCCCTGGCGAAATCCCGCGGACGGCTGGAGCAGGCGTGGGAGGGCATCGGCGCGCTGCGCAACCGGCCGGACATCACGCCCGATCTGGCGCGAGCCATCGATGGGGTCGAGGCCGCGTACTTCCAAGGCTTCGCCGAGACCCGGCAGGCGGTGCTGAAGGGTGGTGCGGATGGACGGTACCCCTTGACCTCCGACGAATGGATGAGCCGGGCGACCGCGGGCATCGATTCCATCCTCACATTGGCCGGCACGACGGGCACCGCCATCGACGCAGCGGTTGCAGAGGCCGCAGAGGAGGCTCGCTTCGATCTGCTCGTCGGCCTCGCCGTCTTCTCGCTCAGCCTGATTCTGGGGGTCGGGGGATCGCTGCTCGTGATGCGCCGGATCGTCCGCCCGCTCACGGCGATGACCGGGGCCATGCGGCAACTGGCCGATGGCGATCTGGCGGTCGCCATTCCCGGCACCGGACGTCGCGACGAGATCGGCGCCATGGCGCAAGCCGTGGAGGTTTTCCAGGAGCACGCCGTTGCGCGTGAGCGGCTGGAGGCGGAACGGGCGCGTGAGCAGGATTTGCGCGAGCGGCGGGCGGCTGCGCTGGACCGGTTGACCCGCGGCTTCGAAGCCAAGGTGAGCGGGCTGGTCGGCACCCTGTCGTCCGCCGCGACGGAGATGGAAGCGACCGCCGGCTCCATGTCCACGGCGGCCCAGCAGACCAACCAGCAATCCTTCGCCGTGGCAGCCGCGTCGGAACAGGCCTCCACGAACGTGCAGACCGTGGCGGCGGCGACCGAACAGCTCACCGCGTCCATTCGGGAGATCGGCAACCGCGCTGCCCAGTCGCAGGCGATCACCACGCGCGCCGTCGCGGACGCCCGGCGGACGGACGAGACGGTGCGGTTGATGGCCGGCTGCGCCCAGCGCATCGGCGAAGTGGTCGGGCTGATCCAGGCGATCTCCAGCCAGACCAACCTGCTGGCGCTCAACGCCACCATCGAGGCCGCCCGCGCCGGCGACGCTGGCAAGGGATTCGCCGTCGTGGCGCACGAGGTGAAAATGCTGGCGAGCCAGACGGCCCAGGCGACCGACGACATCGCGGTCCAGATCGCCCGGGTGCAGACCGTCACGAGCGATGCCGTCTCGGCGATCGAGGCCATCGGCGCCGTGATCGGCGAGGTGAACGAGATCGCCACGGCCATCGCTGCCGCTGTGGAGGAGCAGGGTGCGGCCACCCAGGAAATCACGCGCAACGTCCAACAGGCGGCCATCGGCACGCAGGAGGTCGCGTCCAACATCGCCGGTGTGCGGCAGGCGGCCAACGACACCGGGGCGGCGGCGACCCATGTGCTGAGCGCGGCGCAGGAGTTGTCGCAGCAGGCGGAACGGCTGACCGGCGAGGTCGACGACTTCCTCGACGGCATCCGCAGCACCTGA